TTGGTCCCATCACTGAtgagaagaaagacagagaacttcataaaaaaaatgttttagtacTAAGAATCGAAAAAACACGaactaaatttaatttaatgactCACCACACCAGTACAGCAGTCTATGGGCTGATACATTCTTGTATTGTTAACTTTTTTTACAATGATTATGCTGAGACAAGAGCCATTTGGTTCTATATCTACTCGTAGATTTAAATAGTTGGATCAATCATTAAATCCCTTAGACTCACCCAATGATGAACTTCATCTTGCCCCTGCGAGCCGTGTCCACCAGGATTGGAACCAGCTGTGGGTCCCGAGGGCCAAAGATGCCATGAGGCCGGATGGCAACTGTGAGGAAACCCTTCTCCTTGTCACAAGCCTCGAGGACCAACTACAacacagcagaggcagaagaaaacatttaactCTGCATACTGCAAAACAGAGAATGCTGCAAGGCTGTGTCCTCTCTCTAAAGTGTGTCTGATTGTGAAGGGCATGAGGCAGATGATGCTGAAGAAAATGAGGCTAgttgtacaaaataaaatgtgatacTGATCACATCATGAGAAAGAAGGAAATTCCAAAAACTGATGATACTACTAACTAAAAGCAATGAAACAAACAATCTTGAAATCACTAAActcaaacagaaaataactcTCTCACCTTTTCCTGCTCAATCTTGGTTTCTGTGTAATAGTCGATGGGCTTCTTGGCGTATGGCAGATCCTCTCTCCCGTTCTTAATGTCTGTCCCTTCAAACACCACACTGGCACTGCTTGTCAGGACCATTTTCTGGAAAAATGGAACACATAAACCACTAAAATGGCATCTTGCATCTTTGAACACAAAATTTTGCCTaaaatttaaaggaaaagccCACTCTCTTATCCCCTGGCTGCCTCACCTGTACTCCAGCCTCGATGCACGCCTGAATAACTGTGCGTGTGCCCTGAATGTTGACCCTCTCAAACAGCCCACGGTCATCGCTGGCAGGGGCTGGGGAGGCGCAGTGAAAGACCAGGGACACGTCCTTCAGAGCTGGCAGCAGAGCCTGAGGCAGAGTGTGACACACACTTCACAGCTATTGACAACTGCATCTGAAGAGTCACTGGTCCAAGTCTTTTGGGGCAAGTCCCAAGTGTTCATTGCAGAGCCCGGCCAATACATAGGGCAATATATTGAGTGCTGCAGgcatgagtcctaaaacccagaaataagtttgcatttttgcacttctgcacttctggttcccttgtctcaaagtcagtggAGGCTTTTGGctgggttttcagttaaatacCTGAAATAAGGTCTCTGGTTGACAaaagcttaagagattttcacattttgttcgACAATAGTAAAGACTTCAAGTTTTTAGCTGTAAACTATTTTAACTCTATTACTACTTGTAGATCTACAGATTCATACTAAAGTGCGTACAGGACTGGGTACACAGAAAAATGGGTTTGCCAcggagcttattttctgcaataatccaaaatccaattgaaaaatcccataggcttttagttgagggaaccagggctacgctaacttctgggttagcctacaaaactACATCACCCCTGCAGCACTATGAGCTTATCACAGATATACTGGCATCGGCGAatatgttgtccgatatgtGCCAATgtaataacttttttatttttttattttaactgaacatgatgcagaaaaagatgcttggaaTTATTTCTAATTAACTCCTATTGAAAtgtactgtttcagtgcactgatgttgTTTTGGACAAGAGAGTTTATTGTTgatctgtaaaatatcctgcctggGTTACATACATATACAAGTGTTATAGCCATATAGCCATGTTTGAGGCATATATCTTGGctaatatattgatatttgaatttgttttactGCCCAatatcggccccaaaaatccactATCGGTCAAACCCCAGTTCACTGACAAACTGCAAGACAACTGCAAGCACTTTAATCCTCTAACACCTGAACAATGGCATTGTATTTGAACCATATCTAATAATTAATAACAATTAAACATTCATGGCCTACACGTCaggtcatttatttatattttaaccaAGTCAAGGGTTTACTTTTAAgttgtgtgtttagtttagAATTCAGTGAGTCAAATCTGTCAAGGGTCAATCATTACTAcctatttttatgttttatttttgtgatgtaAGTCTGTCTGatggtctcacctgtgtgtCGCACAGGTCTCCCTGGTGGAAGGTGACACCAGGCAGCTCGTAGCTCTGACGGATGTCAAACACAGAGACGGAGTAACCTCGGTCCAACAACTTCTCCACCAAGTGTCTGCCCAGGAAACCAGACCCCCCGATGACTGCACACCGCTTATTGCTCTGTTTGACACGCAGAAATCGATTATTGACACAGTTCGAGCTATTGATCGACAGCAGCATCATGACAGACTGAAGCACCACGAAGATGTTTTTACTCACCGGTCGCACCCGCGTGGCCATGATGAATGAGCAGTGACCAGCAGGTGAGAGAGACTGTCAGGACTTCAAACAGGTAACAGAGGTTCAAATGGGACCACATGTGTCGCTAACTCTGACAGTGAGACAACTTTTAACAGAAGAAGCACGCGACTCTTTACTATTTACCTGCAGTCGGCGCGTGCAACTGAACCGCGCACGAGACGTGAACCATCTGAATCAGCTGAGTGAGAGGTGCCCTGTGATTGGTCGAGCCAAAGCTCGGCACAAAGGTGACGCTCGACAATAGCCAATGGTGTCGAGTATACGTCAAAGAACGCCACCGTGTAAACCAATCAGGGAACACAAAGTGATTCCTTCCGCCTCCCAGCTCAAAGACCACGCCCCCTGACTTGCGTCAGACCAATCCAGAGAGCCAGTGTATCACcatgaatattaatgtttttctcctcctctggtgtttttctgttaaaGTATTaaacttttcagctttttcattTAAGTAACATATTTCAACTAACTACTGCATGAAGAAACGGGTCATAGGAGGAAAAAAGATTATGTAGTGAGACGATGATGatagaaaaaaaggaagaaaatctGTAGAAAAAAAGGACCAAACTTCTTGGAGCTATTCTGAGAAGATTATTGAGCCATATAGTTGTGTGGACTCGTACAATAATAACAGGCAATAATATATGAGCCTATATGAGGCTAAAAGAACACAAacttttatataaatattatcttttccttttatttgtattcCCTATTTTCTTATTAATATCTATATTGTTATCATCTTCATTTTCTATTAGAGGAAGCTCTGTGACACTAGAGGGTGTATTGAGGCAGTTTCACACAGAATATACCATTTACATTATACAATATGAAATAGGATATATTTTGCTTATAAATAAGGGGAGGGGGGTCTTTTTCTGATCGTGTCTTGCACCCCGTGATCCTCAGCAACCAATCAGCTTTTTGCCCGACTGATGCGTTTGATTTTTACTCCCATCCGTCCCCGCCTGAATCCTGCTCTAGTTCCTCAGTAGCCATTAACCGACGGGGTGGTCTGTGGGCACACAGGGTGAACAAATCAAACGTCGGGCTCCatgacagcagctgctgagcAGCAAAACCTTTGCATGCTGTGAGCTAGAAAACGTTCATTTTCTGCGCGTTTTAGCGGCTGTTTCTGAGAGATAAACAGTCGGCTTTGGGGAATAGGAGACTACCTTATATTCAGTGTAACTAAAAGGTTAATGCGGAGCATCTGATGTGAAGTAACAACCGttccatcatctcctcctccttcctaaATGATAGGGAGGCTTCATAGCCCAGAGGAAAACATTGATCTGCAGTTCCTTTTGTCAATTAAATATACAGAAACCGATGGTGAGTGTTTCTTTATAATCGTACATCTATGTTAATCTGATGCATTTGAGACACATATGATGAATATTATTTCTTATTCTTGTAAAAAGCTatttgttttggggttttttttcccccagaaacCTCTCTGATTCTGATGTCATAATAATTTGCTCATATTTTTGTGACTGCTACCATTAagttcttctttatttcctgtGCCCCACCAGGCAACCAGTGCCAAGAGACCATCCCTGCAGGGTCCTGTACCACCTCCTCGCAAGAAGACCACCCCCAAACCAGAGCTGACCGAGGAGCAGAAGCAGGAGATCAGGGAGGCCTTCGAGCTGTTTGACACCGATGGATCCGGATACATCGATGTCAAGGAGctcaaggtaaaaaaaagagcTAGAACAGTGATCACAATCACGTGTCCTGGGGTGGTGGCGGTTTTTCTCTGTGTGCCTCACAATCCACCTGTCTCACACGGTGCCAGGTTGCGATGAGAGCTCTGGGGTTTGAACCGAAGAAGGAGGAGATCAAGAAGATGATCGTTGAAGTGGATAAGGACGGCACAGGGAAAATATCCTTCGCTGACTTCCTGGCGGTCATGACACAGAAAATGGTGGATATCTATGTCGTGAAAAATACTACACATGCATTCCCATTGTTCACAAATTCAGTGTGTCTTTcatttctctttagttttaaAGTCGTCTGATTTTGTCCTACAGATtgcacattttaatgttaattttaatttcctcatactgcacctttaaatgtttgtcTAGTTTACCTTactcattgatcctttatctgactgaggtttgtgcaTGTTAGTCTCTATGACCCCGACTGTGGCTTTAAAGTTATCAGTCGCCTaagtgtgctgtgtattgataAATCCATGGTGCTGTCCAAGGTGCTGAAGTAGCAGACGGATTTATAATCTGTCAGATTTGTCTTCGATCTAATATTCTCTAAActatacaatataaatacatcaatttTATGCTATATTGCAACCTGTATACTCACGATTAGGGATCGACCAATGTGGTTGCTTTACTGATTCAGgttgttcagtgttgattgGCTATTACATGTGACGTgaaaccaatcagatagtggTGTGGGCGCGACTTTGAGTGACACCACAGAGCGGTGATTACAGAGAAAGAATGCCAGCAATCGGAcgcaaaaaacacagattctgaTAATATGAAAGATGTTGAATATTTGCCCCGATAATTGGCTGAAACGATGAACGGTCGATCCCTATTCACTATATAGAGTAGTGTCACCTTCATGATCTAAGTGACAAGTAGACATGTAGTTGCAACAGAGTCAGAGAATCATAGAGACACACTTGTGCCTGAAGTAGTCCTATAATATTTCCGTGtatctgtgctgctgaaaatgCACCCCTAGAACCCACTGGGGTTAACCTAACCATCGTAATAGGCCACCCCCCGTtataaattaacaaatcaccaaCTGACGACAACTACATACCTCCTGCAGAATGGCACTTTGTGGTAAAACTACTCCCTGTCTCCTCTGATTTTAGGCTGAGAAGGACTCCAAAGAGGAGATCCTGAAAGCCTTCCGCCTGTTCGATGATGACGAGACGGGCAAGATCTCATTCAGGAATCTAAAGAGAGTAGCCAAAGAGCTGGGAGAGAACCTcacagatgaagagctgcaggtaaAACGCATAACTGTGCAATATAATTAGTTGCCTATCTCCCTTTCAAATTCAGATATATGAATGTGATAATGTTCACATTCCTCCATTCTTCTTTTAATTTCgcgtgtgtgtgaaggagatgATCGATGAAGCAGACAGGGACGGAGATGGAGAGGTGAACCAGCAGGAGTTCCTGCGCATTATGAAGAAAACCTGCCTGTACTGAAGGAAGTGCATGAAATCGGGTCGGTGACGTCGAGGGGGAACAGTGGTGGTTTTACATGTGATGCTGCTCATATATGTTACTTCTATCTCAAAATGTCTCCTTATTTTTGTGTCGTGCCATACATTTTAACTTAAAATGAGGTTTCTACTGTCATGTTGTACACTGAATGGAAATGGTGTGAGGCCTGAGCACAAAGTCCGGTCAAATGCCAAATTATCCTTGTTTGATTTACATGATAATCTACATTACATTTGCCaaaagcagaaagagaaaactCTCCTTCTTGTTTGGAATGCTGCATACCTTTATGAAGAATACACTTATAATATTAATGGGTTTTATGTCGTCAAGAAATTCTCAGTGCCTACAGTGACAAACACATTCCAATGCTTTTATTGATGATACAGTTTCATCCATTTGTATACTGTTTGGTTTATGCTGGTAGCTCCAGTGTTTCATGTCTTTGCTGGTTCTCCAGAGAAATGTGAGTGCTGTCTCACCTCAGTGCTGTGGATTTGTGCCTGTGCCTCTCTAAGAGGTGACCATCACAATCAGGGAAGCTGCCCGACCTCTCTGACCTGCACACCTTCCCGCTATCTTAAAAATACGGTTGAtggtttatgtatttttcttgtgGCACGGAGTATTTATCCCTCTGTATTCTTGAATGTTTTGTATATTACACAGTGACTTTAATCAGTAGATATACAGCATAAAAGTAAGTGTTTCAGCTGCAAATTAAACATATTGAAGcagtttctcctctcttttattCGTCATTCATCCATGTGTCCGGAAGTTATCAGTGTTTGAACAGCTTGACTCTGTTTTTCACTCGCATCATAAATGCTTGATttgattctgctgctgctcataaaAGGCGTATTGTTTGTCTTTGAAATGCAAATGGTTTACGGGAAGATCTTGCAACCTTACCACGGCATATTGACTCAGCTAtgcaacatttcaaacaatCAAGTAGATTCAAAGCATGATGCaataaatgtggaaaacaggaAGATACTGCTCCTGTCATTCAGCCGTGTGAAGTTTTATGAATGGCAGCTCCACAGATGTTTGTAAGCCTTTATGACAAACTTTGGTTGTTGACATTGTTCCTGTGTGCAGCCTGCCGtatcctttgctgcagctcccGTGAGCGGTAGCCATAGACCAGAGGGATGAGTGACACCCCCAGGTTGTAGGTGATGGTGGTCGCTATATCAAGAGCGTCGCTGTGCAGGTAGCCGGGGATCAGGTAGCTGTTCGTGACCACAGGAACAGAAAAGAGAATGGCCTGAGCAACCTGGAGGCTCAGGGTCACCCAAGTCCTTTTGGTGCAGAGCAGTCCTGCATGGATGTCCCAGCAGAGGAGGCAGAAGCATCCCAGGATGGTCAGAAAACAGAGAGGCAACACCACAGCTGTGCCCACCGTGCAGTAAAGCACCAGGGCCGAAGTCCCCGACAGGCAGGGTGACATGATGAGAGGTCGACAGCGGGGGAGGGTAAAGTTGACCTGGATGGTGTTGAGGCTGATACACAAAGCCACACCTGAGAGCACGACTGCCGAGGTCCATATGGCTGCAACAGTTCTCTTCCTCTGACGACCCATGAGGGATTCATAGCGCAGGGGCCACTTGATAGCGATAAAGCGGTCCACGGCCAGAGCAGCGCTCAGAAAGAGGTCCACCTGTGCAAAAAAGAGAACACGATGATGTAGATGCACATGTCAGTTTTGGCTTTTAGCTGCCATGTCAAGGTTAGAGAAGTGCAGTTTTCATAATAGGCCAGTCTGATCAGGACGAGAGTAGATCAGAGCCATTTTTAAAGAGATCACCAGGTAAAATGAGTCTCTTCTGTTCCTTACTGTACTGCCCACAgtaaggtccagtgtgtagggtgtagtggcatctagcattgagcattaaagcatgtcgAAGAACCTACAGTG
This window of the Pagrus major chromosome 18, Pma_NU_1.0 genome carries:
- the nsdhl gene encoding sterol-4-alpha-carboxylate 3-dehydrogenase, decarboxylating codes for the protein MATRVRPSNKRCAVIGGSGFLGRHLVEKLLDRGYSVSVFDIRQSYELPGVTFHQGDLCDTQALLPALKDVSLVFHCASPAPASDDRGLFERVNIQGTRTVIQACIEAGVQKMVLTSSASVVFEGTDIKNGREDLPYAKKPIDYYTETKIEQEKLVLEACDKEKGFLTVAIRPHGIFGPRDPQLVPILVDTARRGKMKFIIGDGTNLVDFTFVENVVHGHILAAERLRPDSPTCGKPYHITNDEPIKFWDFMSEVLVGLGYAAPRYHLPYALVYGLALLLWLLSLILRPLVSFKPTFTPMRVALAGTHHYYSCDRAKEDLGYKPVVSLKEGIERTVQSYPHLRQGV
- the cetn2 gene encoding uncharacterized protein cetn2 produces the protein MATSAKRPSLQGPVPPPRKKTTPKPELTEEQKQEIREAFELFDTDGSGYIDVKELKVAMRALGFEPKKEEIKKMIVEVDKDGTGKISFADFLAVMTQKMAEKDSKEEILKAFRLFDDDETGKISFRNLKRVAKELGENLTDEELQEMIDEADRDGDGEVNQQEFLRIMKKTCLY
- the LOC141012923 gene encoding olfactory receptor 10G4-like, giving the protein MCLLYCVTLKCSRQKRIFETHDGNKTIWQADQKELHVMDSNCNVTTLESQTQINSTVFHQVKMVSMCVSYILNTVLSVPLLLVITRSPSLLRHTRFLLLTHLLLCDNFQVDLFLSAALAVDRFIAIKWPLRYESLMGRQRKRTVAAIWTSAVVLSGVALCISLNTIQVNFTLPRCRPLIMSPCLSGTSALVLYCTVGTAVVLPLCFLTILGCFCLLCWDIHAGLLCTKRTWVTLSLQVAQAILFSVPVVTNSYLIPGYLHSDALDIATTITYNLGVSLIPLVYGYRSRELQQRIRQAAHRNNVNNQSLS